A stretch of the Lactuca sativa cultivar Salinas chromosome 9, Lsat_Salinas_v11, whole genome shotgun sequence genome encodes the following:
- the LOC111895464 gene encoding zinc finger protein CONSTANS, protein MKRCELCSNFARMYCQSDNASLCYECDQNVHSANFLVAKHSRTLLCHKCQSPTPWNASGVNLGRTASVCVNCLEETPSQRRLLQGGETSHRGNDVVEENCDVHDEDEDGDTDDDDTESSDESEDEDEDEDAENQVVPLSSAASPPATGSSSSEEFSSSRLSSDGFRSTSKRERVDPCIDSEDDTPCSSEKSSSKRRREIDDAISLGYFRPSDRIGDPGEA, encoded by the exons ATGAAGAGGTGTGAGCTGTGCAGCAACTTTGCTCGGATGTACTGCCAATCGGATAACGCAAGCCTCTGTTATGAATGCGATCAAAACGTTCACTCAGCCAATTTTCTAGTAGCCAAACACTCCCGAACTCTCCTCTGCCATAAATGTCAATCTCCGACTCCCTGGAACGCTTCCGGCGTCAATCTCGGTCGCACCGCCTCCGTATGTGTTAACTGTCTTGAAGAAACTCCATCTCAACGGAGACTGTTGCAGGGAGGGGAGACTAGTCACCGTGGAAACGATGTCGTAGAGGAGAATTGTGATGTACATGATGAGGATGAAGACGGAGATACAGACGATGACGATACAGAATCAAGCGATGAGAGTGAAGATGAGGATGAGGATGAAGATGCAGAGAATCAGGTGGTTCCGTTGTCGTCAGCCGCGTCGCCACCTGCTACCGGTTCTTCGAGCAGTGAGGAGTTTTCTTCGAGCAGACTCTCATCTGATGGTTTTAGATCCACATCTAAACGAGAACGCGTGGATCCTTGTATCGATTCTGAG GACGATACACCATGTTCATCGGAAAAATCCAGCAGTAAAAGGAGGAGGGAGATTGATGACGCTATTTCGTTAGGATATTTCAGGCCATCAGACAGAATTGGAGATCCTGGTGAAGCATAA